The following proteins are encoded in a genomic region of Flammeovirga pectinis:
- a CDS encoding 2-phosphosulfolactate phosphatase, whose amino-acid sequence MKIETCLTPELISLHKLEGKIAVVTDVLRATSCMVAGLHAGIKSVIPVMTVQEALVYAEKGFVTAGERGGVKVEEFTIGNSPFEHMREEYHGKDICMTTTNGTVAITEARKSADQVVIGAMLNVSTVADYILKQGKDIAIICAGWKGNPSLEDTLFAGALIDRIIDKGEIIDDASFMALTQYRAANGNVDKVIQENASHAKRLSGLKAKSDLAYCATEDSCNVLPILKGDAISI is encoded by the coding sequence ATGAAAATAGAGACTTGTCTCACCCCCGAATTAATCTCCTTACATAAATTGGAAGGTAAGATTGCTGTTGTAACAGATGTACTTAGAGCTACTTCATGTATGGTAGCTGGTTTACATGCTGGTATAAAAAGTGTCATTCCTGTAATGACAGTACAAGAGGCTTTAGTCTATGCCGAAAAAGGCTTTGTTACTGCAGGTGAACGTGGTGGTGTTAAGGTTGAAGAGTTTACAATTGGCAATTCTCCTTTTGAACATATGAGAGAAGAATACCATGGTAAAGATATTTGCATGACAACAACCAACGGTACTGTTGCTATTACAGAAGCTAGAAAAAGTGCCGATCAGGTTGTAATTGGTGCCATGTTAAATGTAAGTACAGTAGCAGATTATATATTAAAACAAGGAAAAGATATTGCAATTATTTGCGCTGGATGGAAAGGTAATCCTAGCTTAGAAGATACCTTATTTGCTGGTGCATTAATTGATCGTATTATTGATAAAGGAGAAATTATAGACGATGCTTCTTTCATGGCACTTACACAATACCGTGCAGCTAATGGTAATGTGGATAAAGTGATTCAAGAAAATGCGTCTCATGCAAAGAGACTTAGTGGCTTAAAAGCTAAATCAGATTTAGCGTATTGTGCTACTGAAGATTCTTGTAATGTTCTCCCTATTTTAAAAGGTGATGCGATCAGTATTTAA
- a CDS encoding aminotransferase class IV: MSYILYNNEVTKSTKTPLSINDRGLQYGDGIFETMITYSGHIRFIKDHIDRLKRGAKELQLDLTDELLDPEYYFQVVKSLKKKNNIEGECRIKLMLWRKEGGLYTPSGTESNFMISIIPFEPKLETNALNVDFAESIKVPITPVSFCKTLSSLTYTFAGLEKKKRELDDLILFNYEGYVAETISGNVFWVKDKVIYTPKVCVGCVSGIGRKNIIVYLESKGYKVRKVTARKVDLLDADALLTANVTGVTMIKKVGEKHYKIIDAWRKLFEQAYQY, from the coding sequence ATGAGCTACATCTTATATAATAATGAAGTTACTAAATCAACAAAAACACCCCTATCAATAAATGATAGAGGACTTCAATATGGTGATGGTATCTTCGAAACAATGATTACTTATTCTGGGCATATTCGTTTTATTAAAGATCATATAGACAGATTAAAACGAGGTGCTAAAGAATTACAACTTGATTTAACAGACGAACTTCTTGATCCTGAATATTATTTTCAAGTGGTAAAATCGCTTAAAAAGAAAAATAATATTGAAGGTGAATGTCGCATAAAATTAATGCTTTGGAGAAAAGAAGGTGGCCTATATACCCCTTCTGGTACTGAAAGTAATTTTATGATTAGCATTATTCCATTTGAACCTAAATTAGAGACAAATGCTCTTAATGTCGACTTTGCTGAATCTATAAAAGTTCCAATCACGCCCGTTTCGTTCTGTAAAACGCTTTCTTCTCTTACCTACACTTTTGCGGGGTTAGAGAAGAAGAAAAGAGAATTAGACGACCTTATTCTTTTTAATTACGAAGGATATGTTGCCGAAACAATTAGTGGAAATGTATTTTGGGTTAAAGATAAAGTGATTTACACTCCTAAAGTATGTGTAGGTTGCGTTTCTGGAATTGGTAGGAAAAACATTATTGTTTACCTAGAAAGTAAAGGGTATAAAGTAAGAAAAGTTACCGCAAGGAAAGTTGATTTACTTGATGCTGATGCCTTACTTACCGCTAATGTTACAGGTGTAACAATGATAAAAAAAGTAGGCGAAAAACATTATAAAATAATTGATGCTTGGCGTAAATTATTCGAACAAGCTTATCAATATTAA
- the smpB gene encoding SsrA-binding protein SmpB → MAGNKLDIKQKVKIKNRKASHEYEFIEKFVAGVSLKGSEIKSIRMQKVSLADAFCVFIGDELIIRSMHIAPYEMGGFNNHIAKADRKLLLNRKELTKLDKKVKENGYTIIPTQLFINDRGLAKIEVALCRGKKLFDKRNDLKNKDQSRELSRIKM, encoded by the coding sequence ATGGCTGGAAATAAATTAGATATAAAACAGAAGGTTAAAATTAAGAACAGAAAAGCATCTCACGAGTACGAATTTATTGAAAAATTTGTTGCTGGTGTATCTTTAAAAGGTTCTGAAATTAAATCTATAAGAATGCAAAAAGTAAGTTTAGCAGATGCTTTTTGTGTTTTTATTGGCGACGAATTAATTATTCGTTCAATGCATATTGCACCTTATGAGATGGGTGGTTTTAATAACCATATTGCAAAAGCAGATAGAAAGTTGCTATTAAATAGAAAAGAACTTACTAAATTAGATAAAAAAGTAAAAGAGAATGGTTATACAATCATTCCTACTCAACTTTTTATAAATGATAGAGGATTAGCTAAAATTGAAGTTGCCTTATGTAGAGGTAAAAAGCTATTTGATAAGCGTAATGATCTTAAAAATAAAGATCAGAGCCGTGAACTATCTAGAATAAAGATGTAA
- the hisC gene encoding histidinol-phosphate transaminase: protein MENSTIDIQAFLRQHIKTMTPYSSARDEFEDVSTSNIFLDANENPYGTALGEPYNRYPDPYQRAVKQKISALKNIPTENIFLGNGSDEPIDLLYRAFVEPKEDNVIILPPTYGMYKVSAELNNVACKEVTLTADLDLDVDGILEAVDENTKIIFVCSPNNPTGNAVSTDRIVTLIEQFNGIVVVDEAYIDFSAQASFIQKIEDYPNLIVLQTFSKAWGMAGLRLGMMFATAEIVRVFNVIKPPYNINQLTQEKALEALDNVDKVKDMVAKMLSERNRLIEELKKMPLVKNIFPSDANFILIQVQNADENYQTLVDQGIIIRNRSKVLLCDQGLRISIGTKEENDVLLEKMKQL from the coding sequence ATGGAAAATTCTACTATTGATATACAAGCATTTTTACGTCAGCACATTAAAACAATGACTCCTTATTCTTCTGCTAGAGATGAATTTGAGGATGTGTCTACTTCAAATATTTTCTTAGATGCTAATGAAAACCCTTATGGTACTGCTTTAGGAGAACCTTATAACAGGTATCCTGATCCATATCAGAGAGCAGTTAAACAAAAGATTTCAGCACTTAAGAATATTCCTACAGAAAATATTTTTCTTGGTAATGGTAGCGATGAACCAATAGACCTTTTGTACAGAGCGTTTGTTGAGCCAAAAGAAGATAATGTAATTATTTTGCCTCCTACATATGGAATGTATAAGGTGAGTGCAGAACTAAATAATGTTGCTTGTAAAGAGGTTACCTTAACAGCAGACCTAGATTTAGATGTTGATGGTATTTTAGAGGCAGTAGATGAAAATACTAAAATTATCTTTGTTTGTTCGCCAAATAACCCAACAGGAAATGCAGTAAGTACCGATAGAATTGTAACTTTAATAGAGCAATTTAATGGTATTGTTGTAGTGGATGAAGCTTACATAGATTTTTCTGCACAAGCTAGTTTTATTCAAAAAATTGAAGACTATCCTAATTTAATTGTGTTACAAACGTTCTCAAAAGCTTGGGGAATGGCAGGGCTTCGTTTAGGGATGATGTTTGCAACTGCAGAAATTGTGCGTGTTTTTAATGTAATTAAGCCACCTTACAATATTAATCAGTTAACACAAGAGAAAGCCTTAGAAGCACTCGATAATGTAGATAAGGTTAAGGATATGGTAGCAAAAATGTTATCGGAAAGAAATAGATTAATAGAGGAATTAAAAAAGATGCCTTTAGTAAAAAATATTTTCCCTTCTGATGCTAATTTTATATTAATTCAAGTTCAGAATGCCGATGAAAACTATCAGACATTGGTAGATCAAGGTATTATTATTAGAAATAGATCAAAAGTTCTTTTATGTGATCAAGGACTGAGAATATCAATAGGAACAAAAGAAGAGAATGATGTTTTATTAGAAAAAATGAAACAACTATAA
- a CDS encoding kelch repeat-containing protein, with protein MLSPSSVRKIVFLAVAVLQSCASANFSREFENSSIRFSRLTSMPSSRAYMGYCSNGQTTFVIGGESRTGESFDNILSFNTKSNSWNEVTPVHINAEKNINSAISSGSMFLFNGTKGQLNSPLSPIDINVREVSYNNRIPKVDNVSINPQPLFKAGICEHKGYIYLYGGMVDHETYSNTLYRFNAKKKQWKQMAHLPKQMITYGQIVDNKLYVFGGQNDKPIDEIYMYNIKVDRWVKVGKLPEPIVDAAITSYKHYIILFSNEQVFVYDTHKGSLMRFQTNIGELKGMGATISNNNLIIFGGIKINNSGKEVFSSAVYKLDISKIIS; from the coding sequence ATGCTGTCACCTTCAAGTGTACGAAAAATTGTATTTTTAGCTGTTGCAGTTTTGCAATCCTGTGCATCTGCAAATTTCTCTCGTGAGTTCGAGAATTCATCTATTCGGTTTAGTCGCCTTACTTCGATGCCTTCTTCTCGTGCCTATATGGGGTATTGCAGTAACGGACAAACAACTTTTGTTATTGGTGGTGAAAGCAGAACAGGAGAAAGTTTTGACAATATTCTTTCTTTTAATACTAAATCAAATTCTTGGAACGAGGTAACGCCTGTACATATTAATGCTGAGAAGAATATTAATAGTGCAATATCTAGTGGCTCTATGTTTTTGTTTAACGGGACTAAAGGGCAGTTAAATAGCCCTTTATCACCCATAGATATTAATGTTAGAGAGGTATCATATAATAATAGAATTCCAAAGGTAGATAATGTGAGTATTAACCCTCAGCCATTATTTAAAGCAGGAATTTGTGAGCATAAAGGATATATTTATTTATATGGTGGAATGGTAGATCATGAAACATATTCAAATACTTTATATCGTTTTAATGCCAAAAAGAAACAGTGGAAACAAATGGCTCACCTTCCAAAACAGATGATTACTTATGGTCAGATTGTAGACAATAAGTTGTATGTTTTTGGTGGTCAGAATGATAAACCTATCGACGAAATTTATATGTATAATATAAAAGTAGATAGATGGGTAAAAGTAGGGAAATTACCAGAACCTATTGTAGATGCTGCAATAACATCTTATAAACATTATATTATTCTGTTTAGTAATGAACAGGTATTTGTGTACGATACACATAAAGGTAGCCTAATGCGTTTCCAAACAAACATTGGAGAATTAAAAGGAATGGGAGCTACTATCTCAAATAATAATTTGATTATATTTGGGGGGATAAAGATCAATAACTCGGGGAAAGAAGTTTTTTCTTCTGCAGTTTATAAACTTGATATCTCTAAAATTATCTCATAA
- a CDS encoding hydroxymethylglutaryl-CoA lyase, with amino-acid sequence MIKIIECPRDAMQGLSNFIPTQTKIEYLNLLLEVGFDTLDFGSFVSPKAIPQMKDTKEVLAGLNLNKSATKLLAIVVNKRGAEEAAKYDEITYLGFPLSVSETFQQRNTKKSISEAKLMLKDIISICKENNKEPVVYLSMSFGNPYNEDISFDKVLKMALDLKEMGVKIISFADTIGKASVKDIQDLFEKASKILPNTELGVHLHCNPNMAFDLAKASLEAGCLRIDTAIGGLGGCPMAKDDLTGNLATEYLIQALTDLPAFRPSINEDKFQEAVAFQKRYIG; translated from the coding sequence ATGATAAAAATTATAGAGTGTCCAAGAGATGCGATGCAAGGCTTATCTAACTTCATTCCAACTCAAACTAAAATAGAGTATCTTAACTTATTATTAGAAGTGGGATTTGATACACTAGATTTTGGTAGTTTTGTATCTCCAAAAGCAATCCCTCAGATGAAGGATACCAAGGAAGTTTTAGCAGGGCTTAACCTTAATAAATCAGCAACTAAATTATTAGCCATTGTTGTAAATAAAAGAGGTGCTGAAGAAGCTGCTAAATATGATGAAATAACTTATTTAGGATTTCCTTTATCAGTATCAGAAACATTTCAGCAGAGAAATACGAAAAAGTCTATCAGCGAAGCTAAATTAATGTTGAAAGATATAATTAGTATTTGCAAAGAGAACAATAAAGAACCTGTCGTTTACTTATCTATGAGCTTCGGAAACCCTTATAATGAGGATATTTCTTTTGATAAAGTATTAAAAATGGCGCTAGATTTAAAGGAGATGGGTGTAAAAATTATCTCTTTTGCAGATACTATAGGGAAAGCAAGTGTAAAAGATATTCAAGATTTGTTCGAAAAAGCATCAAAAATATTGCCGAACACTGAATTGGGTGTACATTTGCACTGTAATCCTAATATGGCGTTTGATCTTGCTAAAGCATCTTTAGAAGCCGGTTGCCTTAGAATAGACACTGCTATTGGTGGTCTTGGTGGCTGCCCAATGGCTAAAGATGATTTAACGGGTAACCTCGCCACAGAATATTTAATACAAGCGCTTACAGATTTGCCCGCTTTTCGACCTTCGATTAACGAAGATAAATTCCAAGAAGCAGTTGCTTTTCAAAAGCGTTATATCGGTTAA